In Mangifera indica cultivar Alphonso chromosome 7, CATAS_Mindica_2.1, whole genome shotgun sequence, the genomic window AAAAAAGAATGCAATACTAAATCTGCTGTGAACTTGATGAAACTAGAAATAACAAGCAATAATACAAACAACAGAAAGCTTCAGATTTGCCAGTGACACAAAAAGAAGTCTTCCTGTATGCAAGACAACATACTGCGGGACAAGACATCACTGATACAAAAACAAGGCTTTCCCATATGACAAGCAACTGCAACATCACACCAATGATAGGGACCAGggagaatatataaataaattaaacagtTTAATTTGAAGGAGGTGGAGAGAAGAATGGCAATGGAATAGAGGGAATCGTAGTTGGAATTGAAGGTATGCTTGGCAATGGTGGGAGAGTGAGCTTTGGGACAGAAGGAATGGTGGGCAAAGCCGTAGGAAGTGGTGGCAAAGTGGGGTTTGGAAAAGATGGTTGTGCGGTCGTTGGCAGTGTAGGCACCGAAGGCAAAGGCGGCAATGCGGACGGTTTAGGCAAATTTGGCAAAGTGGGTAACGGTGGCA contains:
- the LOC123221414 gene encoding protein PELPK1-like, with translation MASSNKCLISAFFVALTIFSSMDVGLASRRLLQLPPLPTLPNLPKPSALPPLPSVPTLPTTAQPSFPNPTLPPLPTALPTIPSVPKLTLPPLPSIPSIPTTIPSIPLPFFSPPPSN